The sequence below is a genomic window from Streptococcus oralis.
AACGGTTCGGGTTCTGGCTAGAGATCAGCTAGAGTCTGCAGTAGCAGATTTTCTCCAATCCCGTCGCAATAGAATGAAAGAAAAATCCCAGAAAGAGAAAAGGTAAAAAATATGAAACGTTCTTTTGACTCTCGAGTCGACTATAGTCTCCTTCTGCCAGTGTTTTGTTTACTGGTGATTGGAGTAGTAGCCATTTATATAGCAGTTAGTCATGACTATCCAAATAATGTATTACCAATTCTAGGACAGCAAATCGCATGGATTGCCTTGGGGCTTGTCATTGGGTTTGTCGTCATGTTCTTCAATACCGAGTTTTTATGGAAGGTGACTCCCTATCTTTATGGCTTAGGCTTGGCCTTGATGGTTCTCCCTCTTGTTTTTTACAATCCGAGTTTGGTAGCTTCTACAGGTGCCAAGAACTGGGTATCAATCGGGGGAACCACGCTCTTTCAACCTTCTGAGTTCATGAAGATTTCCTACATCTTGATATTGGCTCGAGTCATTGTACAATTCACTCAAAAGCACAAGGAGTGGCGACGGACTATTCCCTTGGATTTCCTATTGATTGGTTGGATGATTGCCTTTACAATCCCAGTCTTGCTCCTCTTAGCCCTACAAAGTGACTTGGGTACTGCCTTGGTCTTCGTAGCTATTTTTTCCGGTATGGTTCTTCTTTCAGGAGTTTCGTGGAAGATTATCATTCCTGTTTTTGCGACAGGAGTGACTGCAGTTGCAGGCTTCATGGCCATCTTTATAAGCAAGGATGGACGTGCCTTCTTGCATCAGATTGGGATGCCAACTTACCAGATCAACCGTATCTTGGCTTGGCTCAATCCCTTTGACTTTGCGCAAACAACGACTTACCAACAGGCTCAGGGGCAAATTGCTATTGGAAGTGGTGGCTTGTTTGGACAAGGGTTCAATGTGTCCAATCTCCTCATTCCAGTACGTGAAAGTGATATGATTTTCACCGTAATTGCTGAAGATTTTGGCTTTATTGGTTCGGTCTTTGTCGTTGCCCTGTACTTACTTCTCATCTATCGAATGTTGAAGATTACGCTCAGGTCAAATAACCAGTTCTACACCTACATTTCGACTGGTTTTATCATGATGTTGCTCTTCCATATCTTTGAAAATATCGGTGCCGTAACAGGCTTACTTCCTTTGACAGGGATTCCTCTGCCTTTCATTTCTCAGGGGGGATCCGCAATTATCAGTAACCTCATCGGTGTCGGTCTCCTCTTGTCTATGAGTTACCAGACCAATCTAGCAGAAGAGAAAAGTGGAAAAGTTCCATTCAAACGAAAAAAAGTCGTCTTAAAACAAATCAAATAAGGAGGCCACTATGGCAAAAGTTGCAGTTATCTTAGCAAATGGCTTTGAAGAAATTGAAGCCTTGACAGTAGTTGATGTTTTGCGTCGAGCAAACATTTCCTGTGATATGGTAGGATTTGAAGAGCAGGTGACAGGATCACATGGCATTCAGGTAAAAGCCGACCGTATCTTTGATGGCGATTTGTCAGACTATGACTTGGTAGTTCTTCCAGGTGGCATGCCTGGATCGGCAAATCTACGAGATAATCAAGCCCTCATTTCACAGATTAAAGCGTTTTGCCAAGCAGGAAAGAAAATTGCTGCCATCTGTGCAGCTCCAATCGCCCTCCATCAAGCAGGTGTTTTGAAAGACAAGTGCTTCACCTGTTATGACGGTGTTCAGGAGAACATTACTGACGGAACTTATCAAAAGCAAACAGTGGTTGTAGATGGTAATCTAACAACTAGCCGAGGACCGTCAACTGCCCTTGCCTTTGCCTATGAATTGGTGGAGCAGTTGGGAGGAGATGCTGAAAGTTTACGAGTCGGCATGCTCTATCGGGATGTCTTTGAAAATCAACAGTAAAACGAGGGTTAAACACTCGTTTTTGCTTGGAAAAATCTAGGAAATCATCGCTTTTTTCA
It includes:
- a CDS encoding FtsW/RodA/SpoVE family cell cycle protein; this translates as MKRSFDSRVDYSLLLPVFCLLVIGVVAIYIAVSHDYPNNVLPILGQQIAWIALGLVIGFVVMFFNTEFLWKVTPYLYGLGLALMVLPLVFYNPSLVASTGAKNWVSIGGTTLFQPSEFMKISYILILARVIVQFTQKHKEWRRTIPLDFLLIGWMIAFTIPVLLLLALQSDLGTALVFVAIFSGMVLLSGVSWKIIIPVFATGVTAVAGFMAIFISKDGRAFLHQIGMPTYQINRILAWLNPFDFAQTTTYQQAQGQIAIGSGGLFGQGFNVSNLLIPVRESDMIFTVIAEDFGFIGSVFVVALYLLLIYRMLKITLRSNNQFYTYISTGFIMMLLFHIFENIGAVTGLLPLTGIPLPFISQGGSAIISNLIGVGLLLSMSYQTNLAEEKSGKVPFKRKKVVLKQIK
- a CDS encoding DJ-1 family glyoxalase III; this translates as MAKVAVILANGFEEIEALTVVDVLRRANISCDMVGFEEQVTGSHGIQVKADRIFDGDLSDYDLVVLPGGMPGSANLRDNQALISQIKAFCQAGKKIAAICAAPIALHQAGVLKDKCFTCYDGVQENITDGTYQKQTVVVDGNLTTSRGPSTALAFAYELVEQLGGDAESLRVGMLYRDVFENQQ